One genomic window of Polyangium aurulentum includes the following:
- a CDS encoding thioester reductase domain-containing protein codes for MLLDQVDSIAQRAPDRLAVVAKGGRLTFGELAHEAEILAQFLSETGISDGALVAIYMQRTVDALIALIGVMKAGAAYTVVEDDGNHAEHMNRLASINASVVLCAHGMVASLRALGIPAISIDEARRPSTGVTLSKVTPEQVAYVLFTSGSTGKPKGVAVTHGNIAHYTSAIAERLGVEPGLRYAHVSTLAADLGNTSLFLSLSTGGCLHLIDASMRKDPAALHGYLIDNQIQFLKITPSHWNAIFSAASGQCDKALRLSFLVLGGESLPVSLARRILESGFVRTLANHYGPTETTVGVTAYPIAGVEQINALTSDAVPIGRALGSTILTVHCEDGVFRETNARGELYIGGPSVAAGYVGDPLATARSFVTIDSGGGPPGRFYKTGDHVSVDENGVALFLGRVDRQVKVNGYRVELEHIESVLRAVRGISEASVFFPEVKGKHRLVAAVTGPKPDEPLDWLKKRLDSLLPEYMIPKIFLPMDRFPRNENGKTDLKALRDQVLSRLAEASQRSPERSPNTAAESPLAQEVRNMWRRLLQVDSFGDDDDFFRLGGDSLDAIQLIAELQVKGHDVTAHSFLKSPTVSGLLRAMSGGARALQARSDKQAAGEGRFLSAAQDFFFRQKLMAPDHYNQAILLECGVKVDIDVMQRALGQLLSNHESLRTAYGQDDLGTYGRVVTAPEAAAVMDISFVAATTSDAALQDHIEKVSQRAQDSLSLAEGRLLKCHLFKLQSGPDHLLLVAHHVAVDMISWRILVSELVRLYSDYSAGTPSLAAPNRTTFRDWVAHIDDHKSTLYSSSAEWMKAAAATTQRTAPKYDASNTDGSAWTLWFGYSAEETRLLMRELGAALGAPFHVILLGTFAFCLAHRRGSRELGIDVESHGRVAFDETIDESRVIGWHTSTFPVRIKIDMQSVQRTLTSTASAMRDIPHLGVAYGMQRKDTAHEDQPATPSAPICFNYLGDIHFGHDHRFTVTPARYDIGRARGESNNRGHELKFTARIVDGQLIADLSLPGSWDLAEMTEVMRDVKRELIGLLGWKASSQHIVAEQGTRTGVITYVPPQLVTQTVAQHRPPYEALLLTGATGYLGVHVLHELLLRSKAHVYCLVRAKDGPSVLQRLHAAFDWYFPRTPLQGFAGRYTVIEGDIARERFGLPPDLYSHLAAELDAIYHFAADTRLFGSEEEFRRNNVVPVQTCIDLAMHLRPKDLHYMSTLAVSGINTSAEPVSFSEDTLDVGQEFQNHYESTKYLAERLVKSFEAAGGRGFIYRSGNVSGHSQTGRFQRNARENRLVQFLAACAKLGKVPLRLEDTIALSPIDQVAAGIVAISLDPHTQGGVFHVDSPYEVALEKVFDALRETGIEFEQSEHASFSSLFGAMQEHKDPELALGYFWASRKPRNVRYNHDKTQRLLWRLGCSFSELGDGWLSMFAKSLAQEGVFGAAAANEQPDLTLGRSPFDMRPMRRAS; via the coding sequence GTGCTGCTCGATCAAGTAGATTCGATAGCCCAAAGAGCACCAGACCGTCTTGCCGTAGTGGCCAAGGGTGGCCGCCTGACCTTCGGAGAGCTGGCGCATGAAGCGGAGATTTTGGCCCAGTTCCTCTCGGAGACTGGCATTTCCGACGGCGCCCTGGTCGCGATCTACATGCAGAGAACTGTGGACGCGCTGATCGCGCTGATCGGCGTGATGAAGGCAGGCGCCGCATACACGGTCGTGGAGGACGATGGGAACCACGCCGAACATATGAATCGCCTCGCCTCGATCAACGCGAGCGTCGTCCTCTGCGCGCACGGCATGGTCGCTTCGCTGCGTGCGCTCGGCATACCCGCGATCAGCATCGACGAAGCGCGCCGTCCCTCCACCGGGGTCACGCTATCCAAGGTGACCCCGGAACAGGTCGCATACGTGCTGTTCACCTCGGGTTCGACCGGGAAGCCGAAAGGCGTCGCCGTCACACACGGCAATATCGCCCACTACACATCGGCGATCGCAGAACGCCTGGGCGTCGAACCAGGGCTCCGGTATGCACACGTCAGCACCCTCGCAGCCGATCTGGGAAACACGTCGCTCTTTCTCTCGCTGTCCACCGGTGGATGCTTGCACCTGATCGACGCGAGCATGAGAAAGGACCCGGCTGCGCTGCACGGCTACCTGATCGATAACCAGATCCAGTTCCTGAAGATCACGCCTTCGCACTGGAACGCAATCTTCTCTGCCGCGAGCGGGCAGTGCGACAAGGCGCTGCGGCTCTCCTTCCTCGTGCTCGGCGGCGAGTCGCTGCCGGTCAGCCTCGCGAGGCGAATTCTCGAGTCTGGCTTCGTCCGAACGCTGGCGAATCACTATGGCCCGACGGAGACCACCGTGGGCGTCACCGCATACCCCATCGCCGGGGTCGAGCAGATCAACGCGCTGACGTCGGACGCGGTGCCGATCGGGCGTGCGCTCGGCAGCACGATATTGACGGTTCACTGCGAGGATGGCGTATTCCGTGAGACCAACGCAAGAGGGGAGCTGTACATCGGAGGCCCGTCCGTCGCCGCTGGCTATGTCGGGGATCCCCTCGCCACAGCGAGGAGCTTCGTGACCATCGACTCTGGTGGAGGCCCCCCCGGACGGTTCTACAAGACCGGGGACCACGTGTCGGTTGACGAGAATGGCGTGGCGCTCTTCCTCGGACGCGTCGATCGCCAGGTCAAAGTGAACGGCTACCGCGTGGAGCTGGAGCACATCGAGAGCGTGCTGCGAGCCGTTCGAGGCATCAGCGAGGCGAGCGTCTTCTTCCCCGAGGTCAAGGGCAAACATCGACTCGTCGCTGCGGTCACGGGCCCTAAACCCGATGAACCTCTCGACTGGCTGAAGAAAAGGCTCGACAGCCTCCTGCCCGAATACATGATCCCGAAGATCTTCCTGCCGATGGATCGATTTCCAAGGAACGAGAATGGTAAGACCGATCTGAAGGCGTTGCGGGATCAGGTGTTGTCACGGCTGGCCGAAGCTTCCCAGCGCTCACCCGAGCGCTCGCCCAACACGGCCGCGGAGTCACCGCTCGCACAAGAGGTCCGCAATATGTGGCGGCGCCTCCTCCAGGTGGATTCGTTCGGTGACGACGACGACTTCTTCCGCCTCGGCGGTGACTCGCTGGATGCCATTCAGCTGATCGCCGAGCTACAGGTCAAGGGCCACGACGTCACGGCACACTCCTTTTTGAAGAGCCCTACTGTGTCGGGGCTGCTTCGAGCCATGAGCGGCGGTGCCCGGGCTCTGCAAGCACGGAGCGACAAGCAGGCTGCCGGCGAGGGTCGCTTCCTCTCCGCCGCTCAGGACTTCTTCTTCCGGCAAAAGCTGATGGCTCCGGACCACTACAACCAGGCGATCCTCCTGGAGTGCGGAGTGAAGGTCGATATCGATGTGATGCAGAGGGCCCTCGGGCAACTGCTCTCCAATCACGAATCACTGCGTACCGCCTATGGCCAGGACGACCTCGGCACCTATGGTCGTGTCGTCACCGCTCCCGAAGCAGCGGCAGTGATGGATATCTCGTTCGTCGCTGCAACCACGAGCGATGCCGCGCTCCAGGACCACATCGAAAAGGTCTCGCAGCGAGCGCAAGATTCGCTCTCTCTGGCAGAGGGTCGACTGTTGAAATGCCACCTGTTCAAGCTCCAGTCGGGGCCGGACCATCTCTTGCTGGTGGCGCACCATGTCGCGGTCGATATGATATCTTGGCGGATTTTGGTGTCCGAACTGGTGAGGCTCTACAGCGACTACAGCGCAGGCACGCCCTCGCTCGCAGCGCCCAATCGGACGACCTTCAGGGACTGGGTCGCCCACATCGACGACCACAAGAGCACGCTCTACAGCAGCAGTGCCGAGTGGATGAAAGCGGCAGCCGCTACGACTCAGCGCACCGCGCCGAAATACGACGCCTCGAACACCGATGGCTCGGCCTGGACGCTGTGGTTTGGCTACTCCGCCGAGGAAACGCGGCTCTTGATGCGCGAGCTCGGCGCCGCTCTGGGAGCACCCTTCCATGTGATCTTGCTGGGCACCTTCGCGTTCTGCTTGGCGCACCGCCGGGGCTCCAGGGAGCTCGGCATCGACGTCGAAAGCCACGGTCGGGTGGCCTTCGATGAGACGATCGACGAAAGTCGCGTCATTGGGTGGCACACGTCGACGTTCCCGGTGCGCATCAAAATCGACATGCAAAGCGTTCAGCGCACGTTGACGTCCACTGCATCGGCGATGCGCGATATCCCTCACTTGGGCGTCGCCTACGGCATGCAGCGCAAGGACACCGCCCATGAGGATCAGCCTGCCACGCCGTCAGCGCCGATCTGCTTCAATTATCTTGGGGACATCCATTTCGGTCACGACCATCGCTTCACCGTCACCCCGGCTCGATATGACATCGGACGCGCGCGGGGCGAATCGAACAACCGCGGCCATGAGCTGAAGTTCACTGCGCGGATCGTCGACGGACAGCTCATCGCGGACCTGTCGCTTCCTGGGTCATGGGACCTCGCGGAAATGACGGAGGTGATGCGGGACGTCAAGCGTGAGCTCATCGGGCTGCTCGGATGGAAGGCCTCGTCCCAGCATATCGTCGCGGAGCAGGGGACCCGCACAGGCGTCATCACGTACGTTCCGCCCCAGCTCGTCACGCAGACTGTCGCCCAGCACCGGCCGCCCTACGAGGCTCTACTTCTGACTGGCGCCACCGGGTATCTCGGCGTGCATGTCCTGCATGAGCTGTTGCTGCGGTCGAAGGCGCACGTCTACTGCCTGGTCCGGGCGAAGGATGGGCCTTCTGTGCTGCAACGGCTGCACGCGGCATTCGACTGGTACTTCCCCAGAACACCGCTCCAAGGCTTCGCTGGGCGATACACCGTGATCGAGGGCGACATCGCGCGAGAGCGCTTCGGCCTGCCTCCGGATCTGTATTCCCACCTCGCGGCAGAGCTCGACGCGATCTATCACTTCGCCGCCGACACCCGGCTATTCGGGTCGGAGGAGGAGTTCCGCAGGAACAATGTAGTTCCGGTGCAAACATGCATCGACCTGGCAATGCATCTACGGCCCAAAGATCTGCATTACATGTCGACCTTGGCGGTCTCCGGGATCAACACCAGCGCAGAGCCGGTCAGCTTCTCGGAGGATACGCTGGACGTGGGGCAGGAGTTCCAGAACCACTACGAGTCGACCAAATACCTGGCCGAACGTCTGGTCAAGAGCTTCGAAGCGGCAGGCGGGCGCGGGTTCATCTATCGCTCTGGGAATGTCTCGGGGCATTCGCAGACCGGGCGTTTCCAGCGCAACGCTCGCGAGAATCGTCTTGTCCAGTTTCTGGCCGCGTGCGCCAAGCTGGGGAAAGTGCCGCTACGACTCGAGGACACGATCGCGCTCAGTCCCATCGACCAGGTTGCTGCGGGCATCGTGGCGATCTCCCTCGATCCTCACACCCAGGGCGGCGTGTTCCACGTCGATAGCCCCTACGAGGTTGCCCTCGAGAAGGTGTTCGACGCGCTGCGGGAGACCGGCATCGAGTTCGAGCAGTCGGAGCACGCCTCTTTCTCCAGCCTCTTCGGCGCGATGCAAGAGCACAAGGACCCGGAACTCGCGCTCGGATACTTCTGGGCATCGAGGAAGCCGCGCAACGTTCGCTACAACCACGATAAAACGCAGCGACTACTTTGGCGGCTTGGGTGCTCGTTCTCCGAGCTCGGCGATGGGTGGCTATCGATGTTTGCCAAATCGCTCGCTCAGGAGGGCGTGTTTGGCGCCGCCGCAGCGAACGAGCAGCCCGATCTGACGCTCGGAAGGAGCCCATTCGACATGCGGCCCATGCGGCGCGCTTCGTAA
- a CDS encoding benzoate/H(+) symporter BenE family transporter codes for MIGKNIALFKDFSVSAVNAGFVTVLVGFTSSAVIIFQAAAALGATEREIGSWMWALGLGMGLTCIGLSLRYRMPIATAWSTSGAAMLITGATNVSMGEAIGAFLVSGALITLCGFAGWFERALNRIPMSIASGMLSGVLLRFGLDAFAAMKLQFAMTMAMLCTYLLGRRLVPRYAVISALLVGVAIAYAQGTLHMGGIRLELAQPVLMWPRFSVRAVIGVALPLFVVTMASQNVPAVAVLRTSGYTVSSSPLIGWTGAATLLLAPFGAFALNLATITAAICIGREAHEDPSRRYVAAVAAGVFYILTGLFGATIGAVFAAFPRELVLAIAGFALLGTIGNGLASALRHEGEREPALITFLVTASGVGAFGIGSAFWGLVAGVLALLVLKAGRPEP; via the coding sequence ATGATCGGTAAAAACATTGCCCTGTTCAAAGACTTCTCTGTGTCTGCGGTGAACGCGGGCTTCGTGACGGTACTGGTGGGCTTCACCAGCTCGGCGGTGATCATCTTCCAGGCAGCAGCCGCGCTCGGTGCGACGGAGAGGGAGATCGGCTCGTGGATGTGGGCGCTCGGCCTTGGCATGGGGCTGACCTGCATTGGGCTTTCGTTACGCTACCGGATGCCGATCGCGACGGCGTGGTCCACCTCGGGCGCGGCGATGCTGATCACCGGCGCTACCAATGTCTCGATGGGCGAGGCGATCGGCGCGTTCCTCGTCTCGGGTGCGCTCATCACGCTATGCGGATTTGCTGGCTGGTTCGAGCGCGCGCTGAATCGTATCCCGATGTCGATCGCTTCGGGCATGTTGTCGGGCGTGTTGTTGCGCTTCGGGCTGGATGCCTTTGCGGCCATGAAGCTTCAGTTCGCCATGACGATGGCTATGCTGTGCACCTACCTGCTCGGGCGCCGCCTGGTGCCGCGCTATGCGGTGATCTCGGCGTTGCTGGTGGGCGTGGCCATCGCATATGCGCAGGGCACGCTGCATATGGGGGGCATACGCCTGGAGCTAGCCCAGCCGGTGCTGATGTGGCCCCGATTCTCGGTCCGTGCGGTGATCGGCGTCGCATTGCCGCTGTTCGTGGTCACCATGGCGTCGCAGAACGTGCCTGCGGTCGCCGTGCTCCGCACATCGGGCTATACAGTGTCCAGCTCTCCGTTGATCGGCTGGACCGGAGCGGCCACGCTCCTCCTCGCGCCGTTTGGCGCCTTTGCATTGAATCTGGCCACGATCACGGCCGCCATCTGCATCGGCCGGGAGGCGCATGAGGACCCTTCCAGGCGCTACGTGGCGGCCGTCGCGGCCGGGGTGTTCTACATCCTGACCGGGCTGTTCGGCGCGACCATCGGCGCCGTATTCGCGGCTTTTCCTCGGGAGCTCGTGCTGGCGATCGCCGGTTTTGCGCTCCTCGGGACGATCGGCAATGGGCTCGCGTCGGCGCTCAGGCACGAAGGCGAGCGCGAGCCCGCCCTCATCACATTCCTCGTAACGGCCTCCGGCGTGGGCGCGTTCGGTATCGGGTCGGCATTCTGGGGCCTCGTCGCCGGAGTGCTGGCCCTCCTGGTCCTGAAGGCAGGGCGCCCTGAGCCGTAG
- a CDS encoding glutathione S-transferase family protein: MKLYTMPGACSRGAHIALEWTGKPYEVVKLALADTKKADYLAVSPLGVVPAIVEEDGWILTEGAAILTYIADTHPEAKLGGDGSPRGRAELTAWLAHLTSDVHKAFVPLFAPERFIADRSQWADLKAHAVAKVRALLANLDRRLADREYPVGSHRTVVDAYLFVYLGWTEKLAGGIASFPNLTRVFARMNADPAVQKVLRAEET; the protein is encoded by the coding sequence ATGAAGCTGTATACGATGCCCGGCGCCTGCTCACGGGGCGCGCACATTGCCCTCGAGTGGACCGGCAAGCCGTATGAGGTCGTCAAGCTCGCGCTGGCGGATACCAAAAAGGCCGACTATTTGGCGGTAAGTCCGCTTGGTGTGGTGCCAGCAATCGTCGAGGAAGACGGCTGGATCCTCACCGAGGGCGCGGCGATCCTGACCTACATCGCCGACACCCATCCAGAAGCGAAGCTCGGTGGCGACGGCTCGCCGCGTGGCCGCGCCGAGCTGACGGCCTGGCTCGCGCACCTGACCTCCGATGTGCACAAGGCATTCGTGCCTCTCTTCGCGCCGGAGAGGTTCATTGCCGACCGCAGCCAATGGGCCGACCTGAAGGCGCATGCCGTGGCAAAGGTCCGCGCGTTGCTGGCGAACCTCGACCGAAGGCTCGCCGATCGCGAGTATCCGGTGGGCTCGCACCGAACGGTCGTCGACGCCTATCTGTTCGTCTACCTCGGCTGGACGGAGAAGCTTGCGGGCGGCATCGCCAGCTTCCCCAATCTCACGCGCGTATTTGCTCGGATGAACGCTGATCCAGCCGTGCAGAAGGTGCTTCGAGCAGAGGAGACCTGA
- a CDS encoding sensor histidine kinase, whose translation MPEHLAPFSADLADKEGAHGVARPMLRGSSTRSLTMCARHLSIAVAARSGSPAVARHEPRGARAQYDEFISLASHELMTPVTALRLQAQHMRRLLAQHPEEAPTRIPSMVETFDRQLGRLSLLCDELLQATRIAADELPLVCEEVDLGSLASAIVERVAPRPDLRSLITIDISGAPRGHWDRMLVEQLVLHLVRNALVYGEGKPVSIDVSQADGWARLVVRDRGMGIADEDQARIFERFERAVPLDRFGGLGLGLYIARAVANAHGGSIRVESAPGQGSTFIVELPFAPTAPRRALEPMIYGASAVGRNRPVHHRRCRRPGARVLAARRPRCRASNP comes from the coding sequence GTGCCCGAGCACCTCGCGCCTTTCAGCGCCGATCTGGCCGACAAAGAGGGGGCCCACGGTGTGGCACGGCCAATGCTTAGGGGAAGTTCGACGAGGAGTCTAACCATGTGTGCTCGGCATCTCTCCATAGCCGTGGCTGCCCGATCGGGCTCTCCCGCCGTGGCACGACACGAACCTCGCGGCGCTCGAGCGCAATACGACGAGTTCATCTCGCTCGCCTCTCACGAGCTCATGACCCCGGTCACTGCGCTCCGACTCCAAGCGCAGCACATGCGGCGCCTGCTCGCGCAGCATCCCGAGGAGGCACCCACTCGCATTCCGAGCATGGTGGAGACCTTCGACCGTCAGCTCGGACGGCTGTCATTGCTGTGCGACGAGCTCCTCCAGGCCACGCGAATTGCGGCGGACGAGCTTCCGCTCGTGTGCGAGGAGGTCGATCTCGGTTCGCTCGCTAGCGCAATCGTCGAGCGCGTCGCGCCGCGCCCAGACCTCCGCTCGCTCATTACGATCGACATCTCGGGAGCGCCTCGGGGGCACTGGGATCGCATGCTGGTCGAGCAGCTCGTCCTCCACCTCGTCCGCAACGCGCTCGTCTACGGGGAAGGCAAGCCCGTGTCGATCGATGTCTCGCAGGCGGATGGCTGGGCCCGGCTCGTCGTGAGGGATCGCGGGATGGGAATTGCCGATGAGGACCAGGCGCGGATCTTCGAGCGATTCGAACGAGCGGTCCCGTTGGACCGGTTCGGCGGCCTCGGCCTCGGCCTCTACATCGCGCGCGCGGTCGCGAATGCCCACGGCGGGTCGATACGTGTCGAGAGCGCGCCCGGGCAGGGTTCGACGTTCATCGTCGAGCTTCCCTTCGCGCCCACTGCGCCGCGGCGTGCGCTCGAGCCCATGATTTACGGCGCAAGCGCGGTCGGGCGCAATCGTCCGGTGCATCATCGTCGATGTCGTCGGCCGGGTGCACGCGTGTTGGCTGCTCGGCGCCCCCGCTGCCGAGCTTCGAATCCCTGA
- a CDS encoding patatin-like phospholipase family protein, which translates to MQYRASGDPNEVYRRVPDRDDARCDLVMKGGVTSGVVYPPAILRLAKERRFRCIGGASAGAIAAAAAAAAEYGRDEGGGFARFERMQEDLNREGFLMGLFRPTAHARPLFEMLLLAKRLRARQKVERSVFSELRKAHIDAVCAACPGGGYARGRRRGACVGALASFALVVPSTALFILLLLDLPGGLSWLPLLLGLSLCAVLVVSGAYLGGVLGTFLSCVRHVYDDEGKSLFGLCTGSIDEADLGDGKAPLTDWMHEGIQAMAGLPEEQPLTVGMLAAKKIQFKVVTSDLNIRQPRTVPEEDFDGTIKNERAFVFKEDEMQRLFPASVVRWMVKVSPEHEKVTLPSGYHVFPMNENLPVLVAMRMSLSFPVLLCAVPLYTVEEGGVQRACERQGTRPDGLRVAVEPDDLRRHWFSDGGIGINFPIHFFDSWFPRFPTFGINLREKAPRSKESGLGKGDDVSLPKPSDYATSSPSFREIGDMRDFLLSVFELAQSFRDDSQAALPGYRERVAHVYLGEEEGGLNLDMNVETIGKLVAKGETAARLFLEDFDFRQHQWVRTLLLMSRMEVELARICKPPFSTSALRKELRELLEEQKEEYRKGKQWYGSVSPAEEEWFRQAMERMNALVDLIDGWVKLQESWQSKHGHESERFFFAERRLSPAGKLRFTPEV; encoded by the coding sequence ATGCAGTATCGAGCAAGCGGCGATCCCAACGAGGTCTACCGCAGGGTGCCTGACCGCGACGACGCTCGGTGTGACCTCGTCATGAAGGGCGGCGTCACCAGCGGCGTGGTGTATCCACCGGCGATTCTCAGGCTCGCCAAGGAGCGACGCTTTCGCTGCATTGGCGGCGCGTCGGCCGGCGCCATCGCGGCCGCGGCCGCGGCTGCAGCCGAGTACGGCCGTGATGAAGGGGGTGGCTTCGCCAGGTTCGAGCGCATGCAGGAAGACCTCAACAGGGAGGGCTTTCTCATGGGGCTGTTCCGGCCGACCGCGCACGCTCGTCCGCTTTTCGAGATGCTCCTCCTTGCGAAGCGACTGCGCGCCCGGCAGAAGGTCGAGCGGAGCGTGTTTTCCGAATTGCGAAAGGCGCATATCGACGCGGTCTGCGCCGCTTGCCCCGGGGGCGGCTACGCGCGGGGAAGACGGCGAGGCGCATGCGTCGGCGCGCTCGCTTCCTTCGCACTCGTGGTTCCCAGCACGGCGCTCTTCATCCTCCTCCTGCTCGACCTCCCTGGCGGGCTCTCGTGGCTCCCCCTGCTCCTCGGCCTCAGTCTCTGCGCGGTCCTCGTCGTATCTGGCGCATATCTAGGTGGGGTTCTCGGCACGTTCCTCTCGTGCGTCCGACACGTCTACGATGATGAGGGCAAGAGCCTGTTCGGCCTGTGCACGGGATCCATCGATGAGGCGGATCTCGGCGATGGCAAGGCGCCGCTGACCGACTGGATGCACGAAGGTATCCAAGCCATGGCCGGGCTGCCCGAGGAGCAGCCGCTCACCGTCGGAATGCTTGCTGCGAAGAAAATTCAATTCAAGGTGGTGACCTCCGATCTGAACATCAGGCAGCCTCGCACGGTGCCCGAGGAGGATTTCGACGGGACGATCAAGAACGAGCGGGCATTTGTCTTCAAGGAAGACGAGATGCAGCGCCTCTTCCCCGCGAGCGTCGTCCGCTGGATGGTGAAGGTCTCGCCCGAGCACGAAAAGGTCACGCTTCCGTCAGGCTACCACGTCTTCCCAATGAACGAGAATCTGCCCGTGCTCGTGGCGATGCGGATGAGCCTGAGCTTCCCCGTGCTGCTCTGCGCGGTGCCGCTCTATACCGTCGAGGAGGGCGGTGTTCAACGGGCCTGCGAGCGCCAGGGGACGCGGCCTGACGGCCTGAGAGTCGCTGTGGAGCCGGATGATCTCAGGCGCCACTGGTTCAGTGACGGCGGTATCGGCATCAACTTTCCGATCCACTTCTTCGATAGCTGGTTTCCTCGCTTCCCAACCTTCGGGATCAACCTGCGGGAGAAGGCACCGCGATCGAAGGAGAGTGGGCTTGGGAAGGGGGACGACGTGTCGTTGCCCAAGCCCAGCGATTACGCCACGTCCAGCCCGTCTTTTCGAGAGATAGGCGATATGCGAGACTTTTTGCTCTCGGTCTTCGAGCTGGCGCAGAGCTTTCGGGACGATAGCCAGGCGGCGCTGCCCGGCTACCGCGAGCGCGTCGCCCACGTGTACCTGGGGGAAGAGGAGGGAGGGCTCAACCTGGACATGAACGTCGAGACGATTGGGAAGCTCGTCGCGAAGGGCGAGACAGCAGCGCGGCTCTTCCTCGAAGACTTCGACTTCCGTCAGCATCAATGGGTGCGCACGCTGCTTCTGATGTCGCGCATGGAGGTAGAGCTAGCGCGCATTTGCAAGCCCCCATTTTCGACGAGCGCGCTCCGGAAGGAGCTACGTGAGCTCCTCGAAGAGCAAAAGGAAGAGTACCGGAAGGGTAAACAATGGTACGGCTCCGTGAGCCCTGCCGAGGAGGAGTGGTTTCGCCAGGCCATGGAGCGGATGAACGCGCTCGTCGATCTGATCGACGGGTGGGTCAAGCTCCAGGAGAGCTGGCAATCGAAACACGGCCACGAGAGCGAAAGGTTCTTTTTCGCCGAGCGAAGGCTCAGCCCGGCGGGGAAGCTGCGGTTCACGCCCGAGGTATGA
- a CDS encoding leucine-rich repeat domain-containing protein — MYSPERAPFPREEASFSCAREAGAVPLGAMTTTAPEPRVKLDLRADGFAALPEDVEEIRELYVCECGLTDVPPAIGRLRNLRVLDIAHNALRTVPVEIGLLRSLDILYLADNQLTEFPAGVLELRTLRYLGLDANQLTELPDALGNLSALVELRLAGNRLIRLPATIGGLKRLRELHLRGNALTALPDTISELAELRVLDLRENQLERLPAAVHGLRRLRSIDLRANRLTTLPDELTNLPALERLDLRWNAELRLPAWIGELEARGCVVWV, encoded by the coding sequence GTGTATTCCCCGGAGCGCGCGCCTTTTCCGCGCGAGGAGGCCAGCTTCAGTTGCGCCCGCGAGGCTGGCGCGGTACCGCTCGGCGCCATGACTACCACCGCACCGGAACCACGCGTGAAACTCGACCTACGCGCCGATGGCTTCGCGGCGTTGCCGGAGGACGTGGAGGAGATCCGCGAGCTCTACGTCTGCGAGTGCGGCCTCACCGACGTCCCACCTGCGATCGGGCGGCTGCGCAATCTCAGGGTCCTCGACATCGCGCACAACGCGCTGCGCACCGTACCCGTAGAAATCGGGCTCTTGCGCTCCCTCGACATCCTTTATCTGGCCGACAACCAGCTCACCGAGTTTCCCGCCGGGGTCCTCGAGCTGCGCACGCTGCGCTACCTCGGCCTGGATGCCAATCAGTTGACCGAGCTCCCCGACGCGCTGGGAAATCTGTCCGCGCTCGTGGAGCTGCGCCTGGCTGGCAATCGGCTGATACGCCTGCCTGCCACCATCGGAGGCCTGAAGCGGCTGCGCGAGCTGCACCTCCGCGGCAATGCGCTCACGGCGCTGCCCGATACGATCTCCGAGCTCGCGGAGCTGCGGGTGCTCGACCTGCGCGAGAATCAGCTCGAGCGCCTTCCAGCCGCCGTCCACGGCCTTCGTCGCCTGCGCTCGATCGACCTGCGCGCCAACCGGCTCACGACGCTCCCCGACGAGCTTACGAATCTACCGGCGCTCGAGCGTCTCGACCTGCGCTGGAACGCGGAGCTGCGCTTGCCGGCATGGATTGGCGAGCTCGAGGCGCGCGGCTGCGTCGTTTGGGTTTGA